A genomic segment from Salvia splendens isolate huo1 chromosome 13, SspV2, whole genome shotgun sequence encodes:
- the LOC121760710 gene encoding uncharacterized protein LOC121760710, translated as MCFPLLFWITFYSLPPVVSTWVILSFRDIRRCKEEQEKEGEGGQRIKKVYLRVHSVRQRKAKEIESGAEPYAADKRNTVAMDEYADGEGYNLTEPDKDVVDKKALVEESPKEIREDIPLNSGIYSNPEVVMSLKLLNDEGDARDESGNGMDVNIVEAERLDSLIARRRSKKVVNQHARRSLMKNDAMIGAQMPPIVVPKWGSSSRSTAQISPGSAPSMLGPTRNPFDIPYDPQEEKPDLTGDNFQHEFATGHNKEFTFCRHESFSFGHSLPMDFFEDRDDAPLVDDFGFRRRRSSIRYKYPRPETEESDTDFGATTEVESGHVPDSGPDSKPNLESDQPNNDEIKEVIQVHKNETDNRSTVSTRPKALAYQSLSEASSGGSSDEDHTPVCKINREAILKSLSIRRNCVSIPDIERESNNHLQENNLTYANSALENASRLKQQYFPDKPQKHHGMTFSDMQVEVSELSSPPLTIGENMSYQDHASAYDTEMERNTSWDGLDSWAGSSRLSEAEDSETRPPTANGKKRGIIPSSSSVVGLQTSTGEIITETTSPGSTSPESSSAEEQSPATTLAENFGSNEPAPRIEAVPTSPVATNPNDPPQERINLPTISPKSVLQPTLSVASFEHEDHARLADHSSSNAPR; from the exons ATGTGTTTCCCTCTCTTGTTCTGGATCACGTTCTACTCACTCCCACCCGTCGTTTCCACGTGGGTGATTCTCAGCTTCCGGGATATCCGAAGATGCAAGGAGGAGCAAGAGAAGGAGGGAGAGGGGGGGCAGAGAATCAAGAAGGTCTACTTGCGCGTGCATTCCGTGAGGCAGAGAAAGgccaaggagatcgagagtgggGCCGAACCCTATGCTGCGGACAAGAGGAACACCGTTGCTATGGATGAGTATGCAGACGGCGAGGGATATAACTTAACCGAGCCAGACAAGGATGTAGTTGATAAAAAGGCACTCGTTGAAGAGAGCCCCAAAGAGATACGAGAAGACATTCCGTTAAATAGTGGAATCTACAGCAACCCAGAGGTGGTGATGAGCCTTAAGCTCCTCAACGACGAGGGAGATGCAAGAGACGAGAGTGGGAATGGCATGGACGTGAACATAGTTGAGGCCGAGAGGCTTGATAGCTTGATCGCGAGGCGGCGGTCCAAGAAGGTGGTGAACCAACATGCCAGGAGGTCCTTGATGAAAAATGATGCTATGATAGGGGCTCAGATGCCTCCCATCGTTGTACCAAAATGGGGTAGCTCTAGCCGATCCACCGCTCAGATCTCTCCCGGGTCTGCCCCGTCAATGTTGGGACCCACGAGGAATCCGTTCGACATTCCGTATGATCCACAAGAGGAAAAGCCTGACCTAACAGGGGACAATTTCCAACATGAGTTTGCAACAGGGCATAACAAAGAATTTACGTTTTGTAGGCACGAGAGCTTTAGCTTTGGCCATTCTCTGCCCATGGACTTCTTCGAGGATCGTGACGACGCGCCGTTGGTTGATGATTTCGGGTTCAGGCGACGACGATCGTCCATCAGATATAAATACCCGAGGCCAGAAACGGAAGAATCAG ACACGGATTTTGGTGCTACAACGGAGGTGGAATCCGGACACGTGCCTGACTCGGGTCCGGATTCTAAGCCAAATTTAGAGAGCGATCAACCCAACAATGATGAGATCAAGGAAGTCATCCAAGTGCATAAGAATGAGACTGATAATCGTAGTACGGTGAGCACGAGGCCTAAGGCACTAGCCTACCAAAGCTTGAGTGAGGCCTCGAGCGGTGGTTCATCTGACGAGGATCATACGCCCGTttgcaaaataaatagagaggcCATACTGAAATCGCTCTCGATCCGAAGAAACTGTGTCTCCATCCCAGACATCGAGAGGGAGAGCAACAATCATCTACAAGAAAACAATCTCACTTATGCCAACTCTGCCCTAGAGAATGCAAGCAGATTGAAGCAGCAATATTTCCCCGACAAGCCCCAAAAGCACCACGGCATGACCTTCTCCGACATGCAAGTCGAGGTGTCTGAGCTTAGCTCCCCACCGCTCACAATCGGCGAGAACATGTCATACCAGGACCACGCCTCTGCCTATGACACGGAAATGGAGCGAAACACTTCTTGGGACGGCCTAGACTCATGGGCGGGCTCATCCCGTCTGTCTGAAGCCGAGGACAGCGAGACTAGGCCGCCCACAGCAAATGGAAAAAAACGAGGCATTATCCCATCATCTAGTTCCGTAGTTGGCTTGCAGACTAGTACTGGTGAGATTATCACAGAAACTACCTCGCCAGGATCCACGTCGCCTGAATCTAGTTCTGCCGAGGAACAGTCTCCTGCTACAACATTAGCAGAGAATTTTGGTAGCAATGAGCCCGCCCCACGCATCGAGGCGGTCCCTACGAGTCCGGTCGCCACAAATCCCAACGATCCTCCTCAGGAACGCATCAATCTTCCAACTATATCGCCAAAATCAGTACTGCAACCAACGCTGTCTGTGGCGAGTTTCGAACACGAGGATCATGCTCGTCTTGCAGACCATTCGAGCTCAAACGCACCCCGATAG